The following coding sequences lie in one Sorex araneus isolate mSorAra2 chromosome 4, mSorAra2.pri, whole genome shotgun sequence genomic window:
- the USP7 gene encoding ubiquitin carboxyl-terminal hydrolase 7 — MNHQQQQQQQQQKAGEQQLSEPEDMEMEAGDTDDPPRITQNPVINGNVAMSDGHNNTEEEMEDDTSWRSEATFQFTVERFSRLSESVLSPPCFVRNLPWKIMVMPRFYPDRPHQKSVGFFLQCNAESDSTSWSCHAQAVLKIINYRDDEKSFSRRISHLFFHKENDWGFSNFMAWSEVTDPEKGFIDDDKVTFEVFVQADAPHGVAWDSKKHTGYVGLKNQGATCYMNSLLQTLFFTNQLRKAVYMMPTEGDDSSKSVPLALQRVFYELQHSDKPVGTKKLTKSFGWETLDSFMQHDVQELCRVLLDNVENKMKGTCVEGTIPKLFRGKMVSYIQCKEVDYRSDRREDYYDIQLSIKGKKNIFESFVDYVAVEQLDGDNKYDAGEHGLQEAEKGVKFLTLPPVLHLQLMRFMYDPQTDQNIKINDRFEFPEQLPLDEFLQKTDPKDPANYILHAVLVHSGDNHGGHYVVYLNPKGDGKWCKFDDDVVSRCTKEEAIEHNYGGHDDDLSVRHCTNAYMLVYIRESRLSEVLQAVTDHDIPQQLVERLQEEKRIEAQKRKERQEAHLYMQVQIVAEDQFCGHQGNDMYDEEKVKYTVFKVLKNSSLTEFVQSLSQTMGFPQDQIRLWPMQARSNGTKRPAMLDNEADGNKTMIELSDNENPWTIFLETVDPELAASGATLPKFDKDHDVMLFLKMYDPKTRSLNYCGHIYTPISCKIRDLLPVMCDRAGFIQETSLILYEEVKPNLTERIQDYDVSLDKALDELMDGDIIVFQKDDPENDNSELPTAKEYFRDLYHRVDVIFCDKTIPNDPGFVVTLSNRMNYFQVAKTVAQRLNTDPMLLQFFKSQGYRDGPGNPLRHNYEGTLRDLLQFFKPRQPKKLYYQQLKMKITDFENRRSFKCIWLNSQFREEEITLYPDKHGCVRDLLEECRKAVELGEKASGRLRLLEIVSYKIIGVHQEDELLECLSPATSRTFRIEEIPLDQVDIDKENEMLITVAHFHKEVFGTFGVPFLLRIHQGEHFREVMKRIQNLLDIQEKEFEKFKFAIVMMGRHQYINEDEYEVNLKDFEPQPGNMSHPRPWLGLDHFNKAPKRSRYTYLEKAIKIHN; from the exons CTGGAGATACCGATGACCCCCCCAGAATCACTCAGAACCCTGTCATCAATGGGAATGTGGCCATGAGCGATGGGCACAACAACAccgaggaggagatggaggacg ACACGAGTTGGCGCTCCGAGGCCACCTTCCAGTTCACTGTCGAGCGCTTCAGCAGACTGAGTGAGTCGGTCCTTAGCCCTCCGTGTTTTGTGCGAAATCTGCCATGGAAGATTATGGTGATGCCACGCTTTTATCCAGACAGACCACACCAAAAAAGCGTAGGATTCTTTCTCCAGTGCAATGCTGAATCTGATTCCAC GTCGTGGTCTTGTCACGCCCAGGCCGTGCTGAAGATCATCAACTACCGGGACGACGAGAAGTCCTTCAGCCGCCGCATCAGCCACCTCTTCTTCCACAAGGAGAACGACTGGGGCTTCTCCAACTTCATGGCCTGGAGC GAGGTGACCGATCCTGAGAAAGGGTTTATCGACGACGACAAAGTGACCTTTGAGGTCTTCGTGCAGGCGGATGCCCCCCATGGAGTCGC GTGGGATTCCAAGAAGCACACGGGCTACGTGGGGCTCAAGAACCAGGGCGCGACGTGCTACATGAACAGCCTGCTGCAGACGTTATTCTTCACCAACCAGCTGCGGAAG GCCGTGTACATGATGCCTACGGAGGGCGACGACTCTTCCAAGAGCgtccccctggcactgcagagagtCTTCTATGAGCTGCAGCACAGCGACAAGCCCGTGGGGACCAAGAAGCTCACCAAGTCATTCGG GTGGGAAACGTTAGATAGCTTCATGCAGCATGACGTTCAGGAGCTCTGTCGCGTG TTGCTGGATAATGTGGAGAATAAGATGAAAGGCACGTGTGTGGAAGGGACCATCCCTAAGTTATTCAGAGGCAAGATGGTG TCCTACATCCAGTGTAAAGAAGTAGACTATCGGTCCGACAGAAGAGAAGATTATTATGATATCCAACTAagcataaaaggaaagaaaaaca TCTTCGAGTCCTTTGTGGATTACGTGGCAGTGGAGCAGCTAGACGGAGACAACAAATACGACGCCGGGGAACACGGCCTGCAG GAAGCAGAGAAGGGTGTGAAATTCCTAACATTGCCACCAGTGTTACACCTCCAGCTGATGAGGTTCATGTATGACCCTCAGACGGATCAGAACATCAAGATCAATGACAG gTTTGAGTTTCCAGAACAGTTACCACTCGATGAATTTTTGCAAAAAACAGATCCTAAGGACCCAGCAAACTATATTCTTCACGCAGTCCTGGTTCATAGTGGAGATAATCATGGTGGACACTATGTGGTTTATCTCAACCCCAAGGGGGATGGCAAA TGGTGTAAGTTCGATGATGACGTGGTGTCACGGTGCACGAAGGAGGAGGCCATCGAGCACAACTACGGGGGCCACGACGACGACCTGTCGGTCCGGCACTGCACCAATGCCTACATGCTGGTCTACATCAGGGAGTCCCGGCTGA GTGAAGTCTTGCAGGCCGTCACCGACCACGACATCCCCCAGCAGCTGGTGGAGCGATTGCAGGAGGAGAAGAGGATCGAGGCCCAGAAGCGGAAGGAGCGGCAGGAAGCGCATCTCTACATGCAAGTGCAG ATAGTGGCAGAGGACCAGTTTTGTGGCCACCAAGGGAACGACATGTATGACGAGGAGAAGGTCAAGTACACGGTGTTCAAGGTGCTGAAAAACTCCTCCCTCACCGAGTTCGTGCAGAGCCTGTCCCAGACCATG GGATTCCCCCAGGATCAGATTAGATTATGGCCCATGCAAGCCAGGAGCAACGGCACCAAGCGGCCGGCCATGCTGGACAACGAGGCCGACGGCAACAAGACG ATGATCGAGCTCAGTGACAACGAGAACCCTTGGACGATCTTCCTGGAGACGGTCGACCCGGAGCTGGCCGCCAGCGGCGCGACGCTGCCCAAGTTTGATAAGGATC ATGATGTGATGCTGTTTTTGAAGATGTACGATCCCAAAACCCGGAGCTTGAATTACTGCGGGCACATCTACACCCCGATATCCTGTAAAATAC GTGACTTGCTGCCAGTTATGTGTGACCGAGCAGGATTCATCCAGGAGACGAGCCTTATCCTCTATGAG GAAGTTAAACCGAACTTAACGGAGAGAATCCAGGACTATGATGTGTCCCTTGACAAAGCCCTCGATGAGCTCATGGATGGTGACATCATAGTGTTTCAGAA GGACGACCCTGAAAACGATAACAGTGAGTTGCCCACTGCGAAAGAGTATTTCCGGGACCTCTACCACCGGGTGGACGTCATCTTCTGCGACAAGACCATCCCCAACGACCCCGGCTTCGTGGTCACGCTGTCCAATAGGATGAATTATTTTCAG GTGGCTAAGACAGTCGCACAGCGACTCAACACCGACCCGATGTTACTTCAGTTTTTCAAGTCTCAAGG TTACAGGGACGGCCCAGGGAACCCTCTTAGGCATAACTACGAAGGCACCCTGCGGGACCTCCTACAGTTCTTCAAGCCCCGGCAACCCAAGAAACTTTACTATCAGCAG CTGAAGATGAAAATCACCGACTTCGAAAACAGGCGGAGTTTTAAGTGTATATGGTTAAACAGCCAGTTTAGGGAAGAG GAGATAACACTATACCCAGACAAGCACGGCTGCGTGCGCGACCTGCTGGAGGAGTGCAGGAAGGCGGTGGAGCTGGGCGAGAAGGCGTCAGGGAGGCTCAG GCTGCTAGAAATCGTTAGCTACAAGATCATCGGGGTGCACCAGGAAGACGAGCTGTTAGAGTGTCTGTCCCCGGCCACGAGTCGGACGTTTCGAATAGAG GAAATCCCGCTGGACCAGGTGGACATCGACAAGGAGAACGAGATGCTCATCACCGTGGCCCACTTCCACAAGGAGGTCTTCGGCACCTTCGGCGTCCCCTTCCTGCTGCGGATCCACCAG GGCGAGCACTTCAGAGAAGTGATGAAGCGGATCCAGAACCTGCTGGACATCCAGGAGAAAGAGTTTGAGAAG TTCAAGTTCGCCATCGTCATGATGGGCCGGCACCAGTACATCAACGAGGACGAGTACGAGGTCAACCTGAAAGACTTTGAGCCGCAGCCTG GTAACATGTCTCACCCCCGGCCCTGGCTCGGGCTCGACCACTTCAACAAAGCCCCAAAGAGGAGTCGCTACACGTACCTGGAAAAGGCCATTAAGATCCATAACTGA
- the LITAFD gene encoding lITAF domain-containing protein, with the protein MEAPPGSQLSATKPKAQETAGPAGGGTVPGLLTPQSSVLMRVSGLPGKPEAIEAEQLQTESPRINQPQQYQAYGPRHSQRPSQGPSYTSYGHGSRTRHIGTFRILPTVASSLPFNTTCPYCGNYILTATSATPGLLNWLLCTTLFLIGCVLGCCLVPFCIEELMDVRHRCPVCRKQIYRYRRL; encoded by the exons ATGGAGGCTCCCCCGGGCTCACAGCTGAGTGCGACTAAGCCGAAGGCCCAGG AGACCGCAGGCCCTGCAGGTGGGGGGACAGTGCCAGGGCTCCTGACACCCCAGAGCAGTGTCCTCATGCGTGTCAGTGGCCTGCCCGGGAAGCCAGAGGCCATCGAGGCTGAGCAGCTACAGACTg AATCCCCCCGGATCAACCAGCCACAGCAGTACCAGGCCTACGGCCCGCGGCACTCGCAGCGGCCCTCACAGGGACCCTCGTACACCTCGTACGGACATGGCTCCAGGACGCGGCACATAG GTACCTTCCGCATTCTCCCCACGGTGGCTTCGTCCCTCCCCTTCAACACCACGTGTCCGTACTGCGGCAATTATATCCTCACCGCCACCAGTGCCACCCCGGGCCTGCTCAACTGGCTGCTGTGTACCACCCTCTTCCTGATAGG GTGCGTGCTGGGCTGCTGCCTAGTGCCGTTCTGCATAGAGGAGTTGATGGACGTGAGGCACAGGTGCCCCGTGTGCCGAAAGCAGATCTACCGTTACCGTCGCCTGTGA